One Candidatus Methylomirabilota bacterium genomic window, CCGGTCCGGCGAACGGTGTGACGATGAGCCCAAAGACGTAGACCAGAGAAATGATCGAGGCGGCGCGCCCGATGCCGCCGAACATCGTAGTGACCGCGCCGGCCACGAGCGGCCCGGCCGCCGCCAGATAGCGCGCGCTGTTGAACACCACCGAGATCGCCGATCCCCTGACCGCCGTCGGGAACAGCTCCGGCAGGTAGATCGGCATCCACGAGAACTGTCCGGCCGTGAAGAAGCCGTTCAGCATCACGGCGAGCAGGAACAGCGCGGGATCGCGGACGAGAAGGAACGGCACCCAGACGGCCGGCAAGGACCCCAGGTAGTACACCCAGATCGCGGGCTTGCGGCCCCACGTGTCGGCCAGCACGCCGAACACCAGGTAGCCGGCGATCGCCCCAAGCCCCGAGGCGATCCCCGCCAGCGAGATCCAGTCGCGCGCATTGCGGCCCGCCGCGGCCGCGATCTGGCCCGCGTACTGCGGGATCCACGTCGACGCGCCCCAGTACCCGATGATGGTGGTCAGCGACATCGCGAGCAGCGGCACCAGCCTCCGCCGCAGCGCGGGGTTCGCCACGAGGCGAATGACCGTCAGCTGGAGCAGCGCCCGGTCCTCGGCCGCCACCGCCTGGCCACTGGCCGCCCGCGCCACCGCCGCCCGTCGTCGATCGTCCGCGGCGCGCCACAGCGCGGGATCCTGCAATCCCCGCCGGATGTACAGGATGAGGAATGCGGGGACGACGCCGATCAAGAACATGTGCCGCCACGACGCCGGGCCCAGCGGCGCGACGACCAGCCAGATGGCGGAGGCGAGCAGGATCCCGACGCCGTAGGCGGATTGCAGCGCCGCGGCCGCGCGCCCGCGGACCGCGGCCGGCCACATCTCGCACACCATGGCCGCCCCCGGGCCCCACTCGCCGCCGAGCCCGAGGCCGGTCAGGAAGCGGAAGAGGACGAGCATCCAATAGGCCTCGGAGAGCGCGGTCAGGCCGGTGAAGAGCGCGTAGCAGAGGATCGAGAGCATGAGCGTCCGCTTGCGACCGATGTAGTCCGCCAGGACACCGCAGATCACACCGCCGGTCGCCCAGCCCATGAGCGTCGCGGCGACCAGGCCAC contains:
- a CDS encoding MFS transporter, translated to MHAVMRPAADSTKWKALIAAALGWLFDGYENFVLVLVGAIAVRQVLPPDQIADAPAYFGGLVAATLMGWATGGVICGVLADYIGRKRTLMLSILCYALFTGLTALSEAYWMLVLFRFLTGLGLGGEWGPGAAMVCEMWPAAVRGRAAAALQSAYGVGILLASAIWLVVAPLGPASWRHMFLIGVVPAFLILYIRRGLQDPALWRAADDRRRAAVARAASGQAVAAEDRALLQLTVIRLVANPALRRRLVPLLAMSLTTIIGYWGASTWIPQYAGQIAAAAGRNARDWISLAGIASGLGAIAGYLVFGVLADTWGRKPAIWVYYLGSLPAVWVPFLLVRDPALFLLAVMLNGFFTAGQFSWMPIYLPELFPTAVRGSAISVVFNSARYLAAAGPLVAGAVTTMFGGIGRAASIISLVYVFGLIVTPFAGPETKGKPLPE